GTGCATTTTCCGGATATTGATCGTCGCCTTTTGCATAAGTATGCGCGCCCCCCGGAATGATTGTATGACTTTTTTGTTGAAGCGCTTTCGAGGATTGAAAGCGAGCCGAAAAATTGAGAGAAGCAGTCTCCTCTTGTTCTGCATAAGTAGGCTGTGTTGTAAGATTTGCAGTCACTTTTGTCTCCTCGTAAAAGATTAATAAAAAAACTAAAGTTTGATTTTTTTGAAATTGACAATAAATTTGATTTATAAAAAACTTCTCAAAAATTTCCAGTTAAATTTGCATTCAATCTGGGTTATAATCGGGGATTAAAAAAAGGTAAACTCAAATCTCTCTCTGAAATTCCAGTTACGGATAGCGGCCATTCAATTTTAAAAGTTGGATCGCTGTAATGCACGCCTGCATCATATTTTGGTTGATAAAAATCCCCCATTTGATAGAGCACTTCTGTATTATCTTCTAAAGTTTGAAAACCGTGGGCGCATTGTGGGGGAACATAGAGCGCGTAACGATTGTCAGAGGTTAATTCAACCGCAACTCGTTCTAAATAAGTCGTCGAATGCGATCGCAAATCGACAATGACATCATAGATAGCACCGCGCGTACAGCGCACTAATTTTGTTTCCTGGGATGGGAAAACTTGATAGTGCATTCCTCGCAAAGTTCCCTTTCTCCAATTGGAAGAAATATTGCATTGCACGAAATTGGCGATCGCGCCTTGGGCTTCAAATTCCTTAACACAAAACGTTCGGGCAAAAAAACCTCGAGCATCTTCATGTAATTCGAGTTCGATGATAAAGGCTCCTTCTATTGCAGTCTTTGTAAATTTCATCTTGCACCCTTTAATAAATTGTCCGAAGAATATTTTGCAGTACCCAACTTTATTCAAAAAACCATTTTTCGACTATAAAATGCTTCAGCGTAACAACTCGGTGCATTAGACTCCATTCCTCGGATACGGAGAATGGATTGGAAGAGTTCTTCTGTAAACCATGCCTTTCCTTTTTGGGTTTTAAACGTATCGAGAATGAATTTAATTTTTTGTTGGTAGTGAGCGGGAGATAAGTGAACGAAAAAATTCGGATTTCCCAGATCGCCATCGTATTTCGGAATTTCGTATTCAAGAATAAAATGATTTCTAAACGTATTCCAAGTTAGCTCTGAGATTAAGCGGTGATCTTGATGAAAATCCTGGCGATAGTGTGTAAAGATCGCATCGGGTTTAAAGGCTTGCTTGAGTTGCTCAAAATAGTCTTTTACCTCAGCCCCTTGATAGGGAAGGAAGCCATCTCGAAAGTTTTGAATAACAATCGTTCGTTTAGCTGCTTTCTTCAGAAAAATATCGGCACTATCGAGCGCTTCTTGCTTTCTTTCAGGAGTAGAACTGAAAACAACCCAGTGAATGTTTAAATTTGGGTAGGTTTCAATCAGTTTTAAAATTGTCCCACCGCAACCAATCTCGATATCATCGCAATGCGCCCCCAAGCAAAGAATATTGTAACTCGATGAAGGAGTTGACTCAAACTCAATCTTTAACATCTTTAACTTTAAGTTAATCCCTCTCTTAGCGTCATTTTAAAGATCGGATTTCTAAGCAAAATTATAGACTTAGTTCCTAAATCTTGACTAGAAATCCGACTGGAGATCGCAAGACAAGCGCTAAACAAATTTATTGACGAGCGCGTACCAACTTAGGCAGAACGTAATTCAACTTTACGACTGCTAGAAAGTTCGACTTTAGGTTCGCGCCAAACCTCCCAAGGCGTTTCGCCGCGCGCGTACATATCATCAAGCTGTTGCTTTTCTTTAAAGGTATCCATCACGCCGAAAAATCCGGTGTATTTATAAGCAATCAGTTCTTTTTCCTTCATGAGGCGTTGGAAGGGTTCATACACTAATTCTTCACCATGATTCATGTAGTCAAAAATATCGCGCTTGAAGACAAAGTATCCGCCATTAATCCAGATATCACGCTGGGTAACATCTTGGAGATCTCGCACAACTCCGCTTTCATCCATATTGACAAGATGAAAAGTTTGACTGGGGCGAACACACAAAAAGCTTCCAACTTTGTCGTGCATTTTTGCGAAATTAATAAGACTGGGAAGATGCAGATCGGTCAAACCATCGCTATAATTAGCTAAAAAATATTCTTCCCCGTCTAAATAAGGTTCTACGGCTTTAAGACGCTGCCCGATATTAGCGGTTAATCCGGTATCGACAAAGTTAATATTCCAATCGTGGATATCGCGGTTAGCGAGTTGAATTTGGTTTCCGCTCGATAGGGTGAAGTCGTTGGAAAGCCATTCGTTATAGTTCAAAAAATAGCTCTTAATTAAATCTGCTTTGTAACCCAAACAGAGGATAAAATCTTTATGGCCGTAATGAGCGTAATACTTCATAACGTGCCAGAGAATAGGTCGGTATCCAATTGTTACCATTGGTTTGGGAATATTTTCGGAGTAATCTCTCATTCGAGTCCCTAAACCACCACAGAATAATACAACTTTCATGATTTTTCTCCTGATTAGCTAATTGAGTCTTAAAAAGAGATAACAGAGCGAACTCTGTTCGATTACGAATAAACTTTAACTTCAGGGATGGGTACAACAAACTGCCCGCCCCACTCGCGAATTCCTGCCATTTGCTGCATGATTTCTTCCTTAAAGTTCCAGGGAAGAATTAGCACGTAATCGGGTTGGGTTTCATGGATTTTTTCTGGGCTGAAAATTGGGATGTGGGTTCCGGGCAAAAATTTTCCTTGCTTGTAGGGGTTGCGATCGACGGTATAGTCGATAAAATCGGTACGAATTCCGCAATAATTTAAGAGTGTATTTCCTTTTCCCGGAGCGCCGTAACCGGCAATTGTTTTGCCTTCGCGTTTGGCTTTAATCAGAAAATCGAGTAGTTTTCGTTTAGTTTCTTTAACTTGTTCGGCAAAGGCAGTATAACTATCAAGGCGATCGAAACCGGCAGCAAGTTCGCGTTTTTTGAGCGCCATTGCTTGTTCGCTAATCGGTTGAGTCTCGTCCTCGGTATGGCGCGCGTAAATCCTTAAAGAACCGCCATGAGTCGGGATTTCTTCGACATCGAATAAGGTTAATCCCTGCGCGTCAAAGATCGCTTCGGTTGCAATGAAAGAAAAGTAGGAGAAATGTTCGTGATAAATGGTATCAAACTGATTCTCTTCCATTAACCGCATCAAATGGGGAAACTCCATTGTAATTACGCCCTGCGGTTTGAGAAGAACTTTCATTCCTTTAACGAAATCATTGACATCGGGAACTTGTGCTAAAACGTTATTTCCGACGATCAAATCGGCGCTTTCACCTCGCGCAAGCATTGCTTTTGCGGTTTCCTCACCAAAGAATTCAACTAAGGTGGAGATTCCTTTACGAATTGCCACTTCAGCCACATTAGCGGCGGGTTCAACTCCTAGAATAGGAATCCCTTTTGCGAGGAAGTATTGCAGTAAATATCCGTCGTTGCTGGCGAGTTCGACAACGAGACTTTCTGCATTCAATCCGAAACGTTGCACTGCCATATCGGTATAAGTTTTAGCGTGCTGCAACCAGGTGTCGGAGTAGGAAGAAAAGTAGGCGTATTCGGTAAAAATTTCTGCGGGGGTAACGTATTCTTGAAGTTGCACTAGAAAACAGCGATCGCACACATAAACGTGCAGGGGATAAAATGCCTCCATTTCATTTAGCTGTTCGGCGCTGCGGTAGCTTTCGCAGGGGGGAGACATTCCTAAATCGACAAAGGTATGATGAAGCGGCGAACTGCAACAACGACAGCGAGTCCGCTCGGAAGAAGTGACAGATTGTGTCAGCAAAGTTTCTGTTTTCATAGTTCTATTTGTGACAGGATAGACGCAACTCAAGAATTGTCAGTAATTCCCAATCTCAAAGGCAACACGCTTTTTTATTAAAGGTATTGCTTCCAAAAGAAGTGCGAATCAATTTGATGCGTTCGCAATAAATATTCAAGTTGTTTGAGGCGAGTAAAGCCTCGGAACTCAAAGGTGTCCTTACTCATATCGATCTGCTGGAAGATCTCGAAGAGTTGTTTTGCTCCTTGTTTGGCATCCCATTTACATTTAAATCCCGGTAAAGTGTTTGTAATTTTGTCGAAGGAAACGCGATAGCTGCGGTTGTCGGGATCGCTTTTCCCGAAGCTAAGCTGACATCCGGTAAAGACTTCGGCAACGATTTCGGCAATTTCTCGAACTTGATAGTTACTATTGGTGTCGCCGACGTTAAAAATTCGATCGCGCACGAGATCCAGTGGCGCTTCCAAAACGCACGCGATCGCGCTACAAATATCTAAGACGTGAACTAAAGGTCGCCAAGGCGTTCCGTCGCTAATCATTTTAATTTCGCCCGTTGTTTGCGCTAAACCAGCGAGGTTATTGAGGACGATATCGAAGCGCATTCGGGGCGATGCACCATAGGCGGTGGCATTCCGTAAAAAGGTGGGGCAGAATTCAGCATCGGCGAGTTCTCGCACGTCGCGTTCTACTAACACTTTGCATTTGGCATAAGCGGTTTGTGGGTTGACGGCGGATTCTTCTGTTACGAAGTCTTCGCTGGCGAATCCGTAAACGCTACAGGAGGAGGTATAAATAAAGCGCGGTACGCCAGCAGTTTTGGCAAGTTTTGCTAAGCGTACCGATCCTTCATGGTTGATTTCGTAAGTAATTTGCGGGGCGAGTTGTCCGAGGGGATCGTTAGAAAGTTCGGCGAGGTGAATAATCGCCTCTACCTCTTGTAAGTCTGCAATGTCAATGTGTCGCAGATCTTTGTTGAGGGTTTTGGGTGTTAAGGAAGTGCCATTATAGAGCCAACCGACTTTATAAAACCCAGTATCCACGCCGATAACGTCGTGTCCCTGCTGCATGAGTAGAGGAGCGAGTAACGAACCAATATATCCTTCTGTTCCGGTAATTAAGACTTTCATAGATTGCAAATAATAAATAGCAATTCAATGCTGTCCTCGCGGTTTATCGATGTTCTATGGGAGGCAAGCTAGTTCACAGCTTGCAGCGATACAAATGATTGAGTTGACGCTCTTTTTAAAAATTTGAAAGAATCGATTGCGCCCTTGGGTTCCCCTGTCGCGCTGATTTAGAAGATTTTGCGATGGGGAACGGCAATAACAACACCGATGGTGACGGGCTTTGGCAGCGCAACGGAGGGAGTTGCTGAATGACTTCAGGGGGTAGAGTAGATACCATTCTTCCTTGTTTTATCGTCCTTTAAGACAGGGTAGATACTTTTGAATTAATCGAAAACAGCGCGGAAGCAAGCTAGTATTCGTGTATTTAACCTTTGAAGTTATGATATTTTTCTTGCCAATGGAGGCAACTTAGAAATTTCCTATATCACGCTCAAGCTAGCACGCTCAAATTCGAGTGGCAATGAAAAGCTATTAATTGTGTCGCTAATTTATTAAATCTTTAAAATGCAACGAAGGATTAAGAAGATCGATAACCCGAATACCGCTGACTTACAGGTTTTCTCGGACACGAATGAGAGGAGATCGGTAAAACCGACGAGTTTATTGATGAAGCAGACTTAATGACTATTTCGTTACATCAATTGTGAAGTGCATTAGACGGCACGAAAAATCGACGTTCTATCGTGAAGAGTTACCGAGAGTATGCGTGCCACTACGCGGATCCCTGCGCGATCGCAAAACTTAAACATAAATTGACTCAATGAAGTTTTGTTATTAGTCCCCATTTTCACTCCCCCATCTTTAAAGCTCAAAACCGCTGCCGATACTCAACCTGCATCCGATACTCACTGCCAAAATTACTCGAACCTCGCAGTAGCAAACGATCGTTAATGCGGTAGCGTAAATTTAATTCGGTTGGCACGGACGGCGTAAGGAATTGCGTCACGGAAACGCCCAACTTATCCGTAACATTAAACCCGAGTTCTGCGGCAATACCAAAGGTCGAAGTGCGATCGTCCGTATTGGGAACCACGCTTGGATAAATGCGAAACTCGCTCAACCCCAAACTATCCGCTAGCGCATTTTGAATCGATCCTAAAAGGGCATTGCTGGCTAAATTCGCCAATCCAAGTCCGGCATCTTGCTGACTGAAGGCATTAATAAAACTCCCGCCTAACAGGGCAATAATCTGCGTTTCGCTGCGCGACGGCGAACTGGTTAATTGAATAACCGATCGCACTTTTTGCGCCGAAGCAACTCCGGGTTCGACTTGCAAGCTTTCGAGCAGCGCTAAAGCAAACCCATCAACAATCGCCTCAATCCGCACGGTTTCCACCGAACCAAAATTCACCAGCGACTCGCGAATTTCCGAGGAAAAAGCTTCCGGTGTCGTCTGAGTGCGATTCGATTCAATCGCAGAACCAACTAACCGTAAATCCAAACGCGGATTGAGTCCGTATTCGGGGCGGAAGATCGCAACGTTATCGTAACCATTCTGCAAGCGCAACTGCGTCGCAAACAAGTTAATCTGTCCCCGCACCAAACGCACGACTCCACTCGGCGCAATATCATCCGTGCGACCGTTCAAAACAATCGTGCCATCGGTACTAAAATTCACTAATAACGGCTGTTCCAAACGCAAACCATTGCCGAGTTTGAGCGCGAGATTATCGAAGCGAGTGGCTGAAACGATTTGACTCAAACCGCCGCGAGTAGAACCGCTGCCGCCATTATTGACGAAACCGCCGCGCCCCGCCGAACCAAAAGTGGACAAACCCGCCAGCAATACCCGTCCGTCCGTCAGTTCCAGATTGCCGCCGAGAACGGGTTGCAAAAGCGCGCCCGTAATTTTTAGGTTGCCGCTCGCATCGCCGTTATAGAGTCCCTTAAGGTTGACGGCGAGTTTTTTCAGGTCAATCGTTAACGGATTGTCTTGGGGCGCGGGTTGCGTCAGTGCTATAGAACCTGCGGCTGTCACTTGCCCGCCGCCCAACTGACTGGTGAGGCTTTGCACGGTAATTTTATCGAAGTCGAATAAAATTTGACCGTTGAGATTCTTCAGCGAGTCAGAAAGGAGGAGAGAAGCCACTTCTGCATTTTGCAGATTTGCCGTTCCGTTAGCTTTAAGGTCGAGGAGGCGATTTTTATCTTGGTCGTAACGTCCCGCGATCGCGAGATCCACGTTGCCTTCTCCCTTCTTCCAGATTAACTGCTGGCGCGTCAGCGCATTTAAAATCGTCAAACCGTTATTCTGAAGCTTTAAAGTCAACTCAAACGCATCGCTGCTCGGTTGGACGGCGTTGGGGAAAGGAAAACGATAGGGGAACTTACCCGCAATCAGCAAAGGCTCGGTTCCGGCGGCAATAATACTATCGACCGCAAAGTTTAAAATCCCTTGGTTGTAGCTGAAATTCCCCTGCGCCGACTCTACTTTTTCCTGATTGAGTTCGGCATCAACCACCGTTAATTGTCCCCGCGCTTGCGGATTTTGCTGCGTGCCGCTCAATACCGCCGACGCATTAACAAATCCCGTCAAACCGATATCCGGCGGCAAGGCGGCGAATTCTTGAATTAACGCGACGGGCAGTTTCTCAATCTGGAGTTGTCCCGATTGGGTTGCACCGCCCAACGCGCCAGCAAAACTAATCGAACCGCCATCTGCCAGTTGCATTTGGAACGGACGAATGGTTAATACGCCCTTTTGATAGCTGCCCTGCGCGACAGTCGTATTCGCGACAAACGGCCCCCATTTCCAATCCGAACCGTCCAAATCGAAGGCAAGATCCAGCCCTTCTGCCAGCGATCCCGCAACGCGAATCTTCCCTTCAACGGCTCCTGTGGCTTCGGAAAGGGGCGGTAGGGGTGATGAAGCCAAGCGTTCTTTGCGCCGCTCTTCTAAGAGGGCTTCAATTTCGGCAAGGCGGCGTAATTGTTGAATTAAAGGTTGGTTGCGAATGTCAATCGGGGCGGCGGCGAGGTTGTTCGCTTTGCCATAAACCGGCAGTCGCAAGATATTGGTGAGGTCGGAAATCTTGAAAATTTGAGCGGTAGCGAGGATATCCTGGATGCGTCCGGCTGTAATGCCAACTTCGGCGTTGAACTGCGGCCCGCGAGCGGTTTGAACGATGCGACCGTCGATCGCGTACTGGGTTTCGCCCTGTTGGAACACCGCATCGCGAATAATACCAGAACCATTAGCATATTCAAAGCTAGCTGTCAAGCTCTCGCCAGAAATTCTGCTGAAAATGGGATTTTTAACATTAATCGTGCCGGAAGCAGCCAAAGTCGCGAGGTTGACATTAAAATTACCCGATAGACGACCGGAGAGGGGCTGTCCGGCGATCGCGGCAGGAATCAATTGCGGCGGTACGAGGCTGCGGGCGTAGGCGAGCGGCACATTGCGGGTTGTAGCGGTTAAGATATCGCCTTGGCGCGTCCCCTCCGCATAAAGTTCGTCAACTTGAATGAGGAAGGAATTGGGCTTGTAATCGGCAGCGAGGGCAACTTCGATGCGATCGCGAACTCCTGCCAAACGCAAAGATCCGCCTTGTCCCGGCGTAAAAGCGACCGGCCCAGAAACCAAGGGATCGAGGACAAACTCATTAAATTTCGCATCGCGCAGGGCGAGAGTACCATTCACTTGAGGGGCGGCGGGCGTTCCGCGCAGGTTGCCGCTAAAATCCGCCAGTCCCGCCAAGCGCGTTTGTTGAATTGCCGGGTTTAAGTTCGGCGGCCAAGCGATGAATTTTTTAGCTTGTTCCGAGAGTTGGTCTAATTTCAACCCCTGCAAACTGACATCGAGATCGAAACGCGCGATTGCATCTAACCCCAATTTCCCCCGCCGCAGCGCTGCCGTATTCACATCCACATAGCCGCTCGCATCCAAGCCCGTAGAAGTAGCGCGCGCAATGCTCAAACGCCCGCCATTCCAATCAAACGTCGCCGCCACCGGCCCTTGCAGCGGTAACACTTCCTCGCTCAAATTGAGATTGCCGCGCGCGCGAACCCCTTCCGGACTCAAATTTGCCAGGTTTGCCGTCACGTCAATATTGCCGCTGACTTTACCGCGCAACCCATTCACCAAACCCGCGAGTTCGACATTATTGGGAACCAGCGTCGTTTGTAAGCTTCCGTTCGCCAAACGCAAATTATTCGCCAACAACTGACCGCCCGCCAAATTCAAGCGTCCCGAACCCGTCGCCGCGATTGCATTTAACCGCAAATCCGACAGCGTACCGCGCAAATCGACATCACCGCTAATCGGAGTTTGAAATTGTGGGGGAATATTCGCCAAAAGCTGCTGCGGTTGAATATCGCTAGCGTTCGCCTCGAGCAACCAGCGCCCCCCCGTCAAATCGAGGGCAATATCCGCACGACCGCCCGCGAGGTTAAGCTGTCCTTTGCTGCTTGCCGTCAGCGTTTTTGCATCGAAAGAACTCAAATTTCCCGCCGCGCGCAACGTTCCCGTAAACGCCTCCAATGCTTGCTGCGGACGCGCTAAAGCTGCGGGTAAATTTAACCCCGCCGTCAAGCGATTCAATTGCACGCCGCTTGCAACAATATCAGCCAACCAGTTGCCGCGATTCACCTTCAAATTTACGTTCGCCGTCCCGCCCGCCGCGTTCAAGTTTCCGGTTGCGTTCGCCGTCAGCGTTTTCGGGTCGAAGGAACTCAAACTTCCCGAAGCGCGTAAGTTCCCCGTAAATGCGCCGAGCGTTTGTTGCACGCGAGCAACGGGAATGGGTAAATTTAACCCCGCCGTCAAACGAGTCAATTGCACGCCACTCGCGGCAATATCAGCGAACCAATTACCCCGATTCGCCCTCAAGTTCACCTTCGCCGTTCCGCCCGCCGCGTTTAAGTTGCCGGTTGCGTTGGCGACTAACGTTTTCGGGTCGAAGGAACTCAAACTTCCCGAAGCGCGCAAGGTTCCTGTAAATGCGCCTAGGGTTTGTTGCACGCGGGCGATAGGAACGGGTAAGTTTAACCCCGCTGTCAAACGAGTTAATTGCACTTGGTTTGCCGCAATATCAGCCAACCAGTTACCCCGATTTAACTTGAGGTTGACGTTTGCCGCACCGCCCGCTGCGTTCAAGTTGCCGTTTGCGCTCGCGACTAACGTTTTGGGGTCGAAGGAATTTAAGTTTCCGCTCGCCTGAATCGTTCCGGTGAAAGCGCCGAGTTCGCGCTGCGTCTTTGCCACGACGGGCGGTAAGTTCAGCCCCGCCGCTAAGCGGGGGAGTTGCACGCCGTTGGTGACAATATTCGCCGCCCAATTGCCCCGATTGACGTTGGCGGCAATATTCGCCGTCCCTCCAGCAATACGGGTTTGTCCGATACCGCTTGCGGTTAGCGAGTTGAGATCGAAACGCTTTAAGTTACCGGCGAGTTGGAAATTGCCCGAAAATTTTCCGAGTAATTGTTGCAGCGATCGCGCCGCTGGGGGCAAACTCGGTAAGGTGGCAACGCGGTTGGCATCAATATTATTAACCGCAACATCTGCCCGCCAGCGATCGCCGGATACTGCGATTCTCCGCGCTTCTACCACACCATTGGCCACGGCTACGCCTAATGCCCCCGTCCCCGTCAAGTCGCTAACTCTCGGCTTGCCTGCTGCATTCGTTCTTACCTGTCCTGCGACTTGGAACGCGCCATTTAATGCCCCTAACGAAGGCAAAGTAATTTTCGCGGGCAGGATTTTCGGCGCGATCTGTCCGGCTTGCAGGTTAGCGGCATTGAGGTCGGCAGAAAACCGTCCGTTTTGCAACTGAATGTTACTTGCCGTTACAGTCCCGCCTGCAATCGCGGCTCGCCCCGCCCCCGCCAGTGTCAATCGTTCCAGCCTTAATTTTTGCAGCGGCCCGGAAATCTCGAACAGCGCCTCCCCCGTTCCTGCCACCGGACGCAGGGGAGAAGTCGCCGGTAAGAAGCGATTGAGTTGTACGCCCGCTGCTGCCACCGTCCCGAAAAAGCGCCCGTCTTTAATGCGGGCGTTTTGTACGGCGAGGGTTCCGCCATCAAAAAGTCGGGTAAAAATCTGCGCTTGCAGGTCTTCAATTTTGGTGAAGGGGCCTAAGATTTGGGCGCGGGCAGAAATGGGGCCGATGGTAACGGGTAAGTTGGGAATATAGAGGGCTGCGATCGCGTCGGCGGGAAGATTTTGAGTCTGGAAATCGAGGGCAATTTGTCCGGGATCGCGGTCTTTATTAAAGCGCACCTGTCCCGTCCCCGTGACTTTACCGCCCTGAATCGGAAAGGCATCGAGGGCTTGTAGCACGAGAGTATTTTTCGCGACAGCAAAGGCGAGTTGGGCGCGGACATCTTTGAAAGTTGCGCGAGCGAGTCGGAAAGTCTGGGTTGAGAGAATTTGGCTGGTGACGATCGCTTGGTTGAAAGGGCCCTTCGCTTGCAGGGCAACTTTAAACTCACCCGCCACGGGAACGGGCGGTTGTTTTAAATCGAAGGTTTTAAGAAGATTTGCGATCGTTACGGGTTGCGTGGTGGCGCTGAGATTGAGACCCGATTTCGCATCGATGCTGCCCCCAATCTGGGCATTAATTTGACCGAGTTGGGCGCTGAAGGACTCGAAACGCGCGCTCTGTCCTTGGAAAGCAATACGCCCGTTCGCTTGCTTGACCTCCGGAATCGCGATCGGGAGATTATTGAGGAAATATAAAGGCGGTCGTTCTTCAATCGCTTGCGGTTGCTGCTGGCGTTTGCGTTGCGCGAGTGCTTGCGGCGACTGAATCCCCAGCGCTTTTTCGTCGAGTTTAGCGCTCACGTTTTGCAGCGAAACGATTCCCGCCGCCTGGGGCAGAACTTTTAAAGGGTTACCGTTAAGTTCGACTTCGAGATTGGTACTCACCTTACCCGATCGCAGGATCAGCGGCACTTCGACCAAACGAGCGAGGTAGAGTAAATCGAGTTGCTGCGTGGCTAAGTAAACTTTTCCTTGTAACGTCTGCGGGCGAATCGTCGCAGCAGCGTTAAAGCGTCCGCCCTCCCCAGCAAAAGTTCCTTTAGCATCGCCTTCAAATAGTTGGTAATTTTGGTAAGCACGAACGGTGGCGAGATCGACGTTCAATTCTACCGGCGCTTTCAGGGCGAGCTTTTTATCGCGGGCGACGAGGACGACGTTAGCATTTTCGGCGCGAACCGTTTGCACGTCGATTTCCCAATCCGATTCGCCTTCGCGTTTCCGCAAGCGCGTTGCAATCCACTGTCCGTCGGTATCTTGTTCGACATAGGCGGTGGGACGAATGAGGGTGAGGTTGAGTTCTAGGGTTTTATCGGTTGCCAGTCTCCAGAGGTTAAAGGTAACATCGACAGCTTCAACAACCGCGCGATCGCTATCGGTAGCGGTGGGCGGGATTTCCGATTTCCCAAAACGCACGCCCCGCAAGGATAAACCGCTCGTCGGTCCCAATCGTACCGGGCGATCGAGTTCTTGGGTGAGGAGATCGGTCAGAATGGGCGAAAGGTAATTGAGGAGGGCAAACCACGCGATCGCTAAACCCCCGCACCCCAAGCTAAACCCCACGACAATGCCCCACAACCACCACCGTCTTCTGCGACGAGGAGGAGAAGGAGGAGCGGGATTTTCACCCTCTAACTCGGACTCGTTCTCTGGATTTGGGGTAGGCTGGGTCATATCCCGATTCCGTTTCAAAAACCGCCATT
This sequence is a window from Oscillatoria sp. FACHB-1406. Protein-coding genes within it:
- the rfbC gene encoding dTDP-4-dehydrorhamnose 3,5-epimerase — translated: MKFTKTAIEGAFIIELELHEDARGFFARTFCVKEFEAQGAIANFVQCNISSNWRKGTLRGMHYQVFPSQETKLVRCTRGAIYDVIVDLRSHSTTYLERVAVELTSDNRYALYVPPQCAHGFQTLEDNTEVLYQMGDFYQPKYDAGVHYSDPTFKIEWPLSVTGISERDLSLPFFNPRL
- a CDS encoding PIG-L deacetylase family protein, which encodes MLKIEFESTPSSSYNILCLGAHCDDIEIGCGGTILKLIETYPNLNIHWVVFSSTPERKQEALDSADIFLKKAAKRTIVIQNFRDGFLPYQGAEVKDYFEQLKQAFKPDAIFTHYRQDFHQDHRLISELTWNTFRNHFILEYEIPKYDGDLGNPNFFVHLSPAHYQQKIKFILDTFKTQKGKAWFTEELFQSILRIRGMESNAPSCYAEAFYSRKMVF
- a CDS encoding glucose-1-phosphate cytidylyltransferase, yielding MKVVLFCGGLGTRMRDYSENIPKPMVTIGYRPILWHVMKYYAHYGHKDFILCLGYKADLIKSYFLNYNEWLSNDFTLSSGNQIQLANRDIHDWNINFVDTGLTANIGQRLKAVEPYLDGEEYFLANYSDGLTDLHLPSLINFAKMHDKVGSFLCVRPSQTFHLVNMDESGVVRDLQDVTQRDIWINGGYFVFKRDIFDYMNHGEELVYEPFQRLMKEKELIAYKYTGFFGVMDTFKEKQQLDDMYARGETPWEVWREPKVELSSSRKVELRSA
- a CDS encoding class I SAM-dependent methyltransferase, with the protein product MKTETLLTQSVTSSERTRCRCCSSPLHHTFVDLGMSPPCESYRSAEQLNEMEAFYPLHVYVCDRCFLVQLQEYVTPAEIFTEYAYFSSYSDTWLQHAKTYTDMAVQRFGLNAESLVVELASNDGYLLQYFLAKGIPILGVEPAANVAEVAIRKGISTLVEFFGEETAKAMLARGESADLIVGNNVLAQVPDVNDFVKGMKVLLKPQGVITMEFPHLMRLMEENQFDTIYHEHFSYFSFIATEAIFDAQGLTLFDVEEIPTHGGSLRIYARHTEDETQPISEQAMALKKRELAAGFDRLDSYTAFAEQVKETKRKLLDFLIKAKREGKTIAGYGAPGKGNTLLNYCGIRTDFIDYTVDRNPYKQGKFLPGTHIPIFSPEKIHETQPDYVLILPWNFKEEIMQQMAGIREWGGQFVVPIPEVKVYS
- a CDS encoding SDR family oxidoreductase, which produces MKVLITGTEGYIGSLLAPLLMQQGHDVIGVDTGFYKVGWLYNGTSLTPKTLNKDLRHIDIADLQEVEAIIHLAELSNDPLGQLAPQITYEINHEGSVRLAKLAKTAGVPRFIYTSSCSVYGFASEDFVTEESAVNPQTAYAKCKVLVERDVRELADAEFCPTFLRNATAYGASPRMRFDIVLNNLAGLAQTTGEIKMISDGTPWRPLVHVLDICSAIACVLEAPLDLVRDRIFNVGDTNSNYQVREIAEIVAEVFTGCQLSFGKSDPDNRSYRVSFDKITNTLPGFKCKWDAKQGAKQLFEIFQQIDMSKDTFEFRGFTRLKQLEYLLRTHQIDSHFFWKQYL